Within Helicoverpa zea isolate HzStark_Cry1AcR chromosome 17, ilHelZeax1.1, whole genome shotgun sequence, the genomic segment GCTAAAACGCTCGTTGTACATGGGTATTTCCGATTTCCGATAGGTTATGTTCAGTTAGTTTCGGtagtttttttgtgtaattgaaTTTCAGTGTTTTTTTGCTAGCTTAATTGAATGTTGCAAAAATATTCACTCTGCGAACGTTAAAACTTTTAATCGATTGTCGAAATGTACTAATTTTGAATCCTTTACTTTCAGATAGCCTACATTTTGTTCCTATTGATGTTTACATATACAGTATTAGTCAAGATGGACCCGACGCCGTCTTGGCCCGAGATATATTCTATATGTTATGTAGTAACGTTCTTATGTGAGAAGATAAGGGAAATCATTACGTCCGAACCTGTTGCTATTAGGTAAGTTATTGCTCCTTCGACCCTCGTTCCTTGGGATTGCGTAACATTTTATTAGGGTACTTATTGAACGAAGTTTGTGATGCACAAATATTGTGTATAGTGTATAGTATTTTCATCTCCCATGCCGTGAATTATAAAGATAGTCTAGGCTAATTCAACTATTTTATTCAGTGCCAGATTGGTTCAAGAAGTATAACAATCTTTATTGAAATCGCTGACTAAAAGTGACAGTTTACATTCTAACatcccagtggggcccagcagggccaaggcctaccggggctgcgggattgttcgaaagagtttccacggccctggtacataaaaggcctacgaaggaaaaTGAGGGGTTTTAGTCAGAAAGAgtatgacactccctcaccgctgctaacccacagcgggaagagtcatttgatgatttctcatcaGAAAAAAGTACATTCTAACGTACCATTGCAGACATAAGTTCAGCGTATGGGCGTGGAACCTATGGAACACGTACGACGCCGGCTTCATCATATTCTTCCTGGTGGGGCTGACGCTACGCCTTCGCTCCGTGTCCATGGACGTCGGCCGCGTCATCTACTGCGTcgatattatttattggtaCTTAAGGATATTGAATATATTGGGAGTTAATAAGTACTTAGGTAAGAATTGTCCTATGTTACCTCTATTTACTAACTTACATAAATCTCCAATTAATCATGAACTCTTTCGTAACTTTTAAGAATATGATATAAGACAAATTATATCTCTCGATCCCGTACCTTGAACTTTTTCTTCGATTTACGATTTCCCCTCTACTCCATCAAGTTGAGTGATTGGGGTCATCAATTTTCAATCCTAAGTTAGTGAAACTAAAGATTCATTTTGTTTCTACACCTGCCTTTTTTCattaatcaatgtttttttaatgtattatataaatgcgtaagtaaaatgttttttttatgtacctatacttAATGCTTTGGTCCCCAGGTCCTCTAGTCACAATGATGGGTAAGATGGTAAAAAACATGATATACTTCGTGGTGCTATTACTGGTGGTGCTAATGTCGTTCGGAGTGGCGCGGCAAGCGATACTGTATCCAGACGAGGAAGCTAGCTGGCATCTCATCAGAGAAGTAAGTTTGAAAACAATTCCACTTCTGAAACTGTTATAGAATTTAATGTAGTTCTTAATGATAGGAACAATATATCAACTTTAGATCAAAAGAATGATAAAAACAGTTAAGAATTATAAGGAGTTGCTGAAGAACAACTTCTTGGTATGCAGCGGTTAATAATAGCATGTATGATTATATTGAAGAAACAACTAAGTTAGATAGTTTACTTAAGaactcatttattttgttttgaacatTTACATCACCATTCTGTTACACTTCATCTTTTACAGACTCAATAATCCTATTTGAAACTAACACTACCACTAAAGAGAACATTTGAAGTATTCTATACCACCGATATGTACTAACATTTGCAGGTATTCTTCCAACCGTACTTCATGCTATACGGGGAAGTGTTCGCGGAGCAGATGGCGCCCCCGTGTGGGCTGCCCGGGCTCGAGGAGTGCCGCGTGGGCCACTGGGTGCCGCCCGTGGTCATGAGCGTGTACTTGCTCATTGCCAACATTTTACTTGTCAACCTTCTCATAGCCGTCTTCAATAACATCTTCATTGAAGTCAACGGTGTGTCGCACCAGGTTTGCGGCAAACTCGTTAACTGTCGTAGATTCGATGTTGTTTTAGTGCCTGTTGCGAGATTTGATTACGTTACGGTTGGACTTCGAGGATTAGTGGCTGTAGATTTTGCTTTGTTACTAGAAATATTACTTTTATGTTTGGTttcttatttgttattattttgcaattaactttgattttataaggaatatttttatttacgttcAATTTAAGAATCAAATGTAAAAGAAATACTTCTATACTTCAAAGTAAAATGGTCGTCAGTAGTTGTATCGTCTATCATCCTGAGTAGATTAGTACCTGGGTAGTTTTGGTTACAGTTGAATAAGTATTTAGTTATTGAAatcaattgaattaaatataattttactttaacttatacctattttatttttacccagTTTATTTTGGCCGACATTTTAGTTTGAGCTCCCGTTGTCCGTAGGTGTTCTTCCAACCATACTTCATGTTGTATGGCGAGGTGTTTGCTCCAGATATCGACCCCAAGTGTGGGAATAACCCGGGAGAGCCCAAGTGTGTGACTGGCAGGTGGATCACGCCCGTCGTCATGACCATATACTTGCTCGTCGCGAACATTTTGCTCATAAACCTACTTATTGCCGTctttaacaatatatttaatgaAGTCAATGAAGTCTCGCatcaggttttttattttatttttttcttttattgcttCGTTAGGTGTCTGTACCAGAGACGCAATATATGTTTTACGTGTCTGTCATCTGACCCacgattttttttaagcaaaacATAATCTAAGTGTTTGTTGGGTAATGTTCTGCTgattcgctccttgtaaatgTACGAAATGGTACGGATACCTAATTTGCAACAATGTTTTGCATTTTgctttttatgtgttttgttgAAATCATGACGTAGGTATTCTTACTAAGTGATTCAGACAAAACTTGCATGCTTAGACGtttttgataatgtttttatttattgttctaaattattttattcgttaTCAACTCGTCTAGATTGTTGTTTTGATgttgttatttctatttttgcaaaaagtatttaccaaacatttatttttgataaaattaatcaatcttgcattttgaaaaataatattcaatcaaaatagagtttgaattttaaaaattaaatacgaaACACCAATTCTTCCGATTCATCGACCTAAATCAACCAACCAAACTTTCAGGTGTGGATGTTCCAAAGATTCACAGTAGTGATGGAGTACGAACAGAAGCCGGTGTTGCCACCTCCACTAATAACGTTATGTCACATATACGCGATAGGCAAGTGGGTGACCAGGAACGTGTCGCACAAACGCTTCCAGTACGACAATGGGCTCAAATTGTTTTTAGAGAAAGAGGATATGGAAAGACTTTATGATTTTGAGGAAGAGTGTGTTGAAGGGTATTTTAGGGAACAAGTAAGTGGTGGAAACTGTTATATTGTTAAAAGAAGTTAAGCCTTAAGATTTTTAGAAGAGAGCGTACGGCCATAAGCCatcataaaaatgaataatCATCATAATATAACAATCAATGATGATCGTCATGAAAACTACATATATCGTGTGTTAGCCAACAACGCACTAATTACGCATGATTGCATAGAAATCTATGAGCATAATTGCAAATATGCCTCAAATGCACCGAATTAATACAATCAATGCTTTCAGGAAGTTAAATTGTCTAATTCTATAGAAGAGAGAGTAAGAAATACAACTGATAGGGTAGAACATATCACGACCAAAATGGAAGACTTGAATCAAAAAGCTAATTGCCAAATACAATCGGTTCAGGTAAGAGCAGCTATTGAATTTAAACACTTATAGATAGAAAATAAGGTGAAGAAATTAATTTAACTGTATTTTGTACTAAAATGTTTTCAGAGTGTAGAATTTAGGTTAAGAAAGTTAGAAGATGTGGCGGAACAGACAATGAATCACTTAGCGGTGATCCATCGGTTCATGGCGACTCACCCGTCGCTTGTGAACCGAGGTTCCACTGACACCCTGGGACCTCCACCACCTACCTTCCAGGCTGGAGCGGCTAGGTTAAGAACTGCTAGTGATCGATCTGAGGTAAGTAGActtgaaattgttttatttttgataaaatcatCAGTTTAGATTGATAGTGTGGAAATAGTTCCTTAATTTTTTGAATACCTTATTTTGTTTTCTCTAACGATGTTCTGTGATGTGTTGGTTCGAACCCAGCTGCAATAATTAAGGTTTGAGTTTTGGTGTAAAAATTGACATTAACAGATCGCAACGTTTGATAGAATACTCAACGGAAATCTATtcataaatgtttgttttcgATGTCTctcttaatttaattattatgtgtTTGATGTCGAACTCAACAAGAATGCTTGAGAACACTAATCGCAACGTTTTCTGTTTATCATTAGCATGTTAATTATGTCGATGTCTTGCGTTGATGctaattttgaacttttgtATTTCATTCCATGTTTGTGTCCCCCACCTAACCTGCAAattaacagattttttaaatatctctaTTCTAAAAAGTAGCccttcttttaaaaataactacacATGTATTTGAAGTTTTTTATCAATGATTAGTGAGAATAGCAAAAACGTCTGGCAATTTGTATATGCTTTAATGAATTTTGGTTCTGCGTCATTCGGAGATTAACACCTTATCAATATGCAATGTAGTGATCCTCTATATTAATATGCAATAGAGAACATCGATTTATGCTTGTAGAGTCCAACTTGAACTGATGAAAGCCCGCAATTCCCCTTTGGAATGGAAAGTTCTTCAACTCGAACAAAACTTTTGTATCAAAATTGTTTGGTGTTGTATTTTATGCCGCTGTGGCTATGCAACTTCTAGTTTGCCTACCCTGAGGACTCAAGCTAACTAAATGTTTCAAAATTGGTAGGatcaatgtttaattttaagaagaTTTACTTTACTCCATGTAGAAAATACTTACTATaagttgttattatttaaagttttcacTTATATACTGAATACAGAGCGGCaatcttttataatttattcctTCGTAACTTATAATTCATAACAGCAATGTATTTCCAAGAGTTAACAATGCTGGCCTACATAAATCCACGCTGGAATTACGTATTCGAAATTAAACCCTCGGGGCTCAATTGGCCTTCCAAATCAAATCAAGTTTTAGCTTAGTTTATGTCGAACTGTTTGTCCTGTTGAAACAACACCATATTGGAAATTTACATAAGTTCAAATTGTCAAATTTGGTTTCCAGAATGTTTCAATGTTTCTGGTAAAACTTGGTGACGTAGAAAATGCGAATTCTATATTTCCAAATAGCATAAGAAAGCTCAACCTGCTGGTTTGAGACTtgtaaaaacaagttttttgcGGATTAAAATTTCGGCAGTATGTATTTGATCTTTAGTAAATCAGAGACAGAATTCAAGGTAGCAAATTATGTTTACTACAATCATCCTCGCGTAAAGTCAATGGTATCAGCAAAGGTATCAGCTGTACCATGAACAGTTTGTGTTAAATCTCCGGGTGAGGCAACAACCGAAGCTAGTTAGGTGGCTATGTGTGACGTCACGGCAGGTGCTGTCGGACAGCGACACGGGCGCCGCGCGCTTCGCGGTACGCCCGGTCCAGGAGGAGGACGAGCGATCGCGACCCTCCGATGTAAGCATCCCTCCAGTCTGTCTAGCTGCCCGAACAAGCCcttcatttataaaaaataaagtacaacAAAAATTGATAAACTTTCAACTATGGctgcagaaaaaaaaattgagagtAAGAGTAAGACGTAGGGTACTTAATTTTTCTTCCTGATCCAATTTATTTGTTTCCATCATAGGATGATGGTGAAATATCAGTCATACACCAGGCAAGTCTAAACAATTTGGTACATTTAAAAGCACTACGGTGGAACTTAAACTTTCTGAAGTTCCACCTAAGCAAACAGGATTATCTCCTTCGTGCACAAATGCAACTACGTATGAAAGCTTTCTAATTAACAGAACTAAAACAGTTCCTATAcacttttcatttgtttcaatGTATATTTTGTTCTCCGTTCTCCAACTCTGTGTAATATTATTTGGTGTAAGTTCCTCGGCGAAGTGTCTCGGTGGCACGTTTGTTTGGGCAGCCAGCGAACTAGTTGTAGCCGTTTTAATTGGTACCTATTCAATTATGCGAAATTCAAAGCTAATTCGAGTAAGTACAAGAGAAATGCTTTTGTGTCGTGTGGGACAGCACCGTGAAAcgtttttatgtatattattgtagattttgttttaatatgcaATTTTTTTCTGAAGATCTGTTCTTTCTTCACGCTTACGAATTACTCTAATGTCGATTTTTTTGACACGTGAtgtaattcaatttattatttttacatatttatctcTCACATTCGATTTTTACTTATAGTTTGCATATTATTCAAATACTGCATATCTTTAAAGCTTTGCAAAATTTTTGTATCGCGCGTTAACAATGTTACGCTCCATTGGCTTTTTGATTTAACTTTTCGGCGCAGTCTCACTTGGCTTATTCATTTCCACTGATGAGTTTTATTTCAACTTTgatttgtaataaaactttGGGACATGAGAATATCTTCATTTATCTTGAAAGTccctagtataaaataaaataaatatagcaaAACATCAATGTCTCAAAGTTTTATTGAAGCAATTTTTCTCACCAAAAATTTCCTGCTTCCTGTATGTCCAACACCTACCATCAGGATGAGTTGCCACAGTCGGGGCCCGAAGCTGCAGTGGAGAAGGAACCAGAAGCTGACTCGATATCCACGTCATCTGGGGAGGGTCATGCGGGTCCTAACATCACGGTCGTGAAGGCACAACCTCCCATCACTCCGGCCAGACAGAGATCCTCCGATAGCAACAGGACTGAACCTAGTGATGAGAAGAAAGGTACGTCATTAATAAGCCttagaaatacatttttctACAGGAAAATACACTATATCCTAACTCTAATTGATAAAATCTGGTTTAGATATCTACCTGCCTCCTCGTCTAGTAGCGTCGTCAACAGATGATGCATTCCTACCTGAAGTTCGCGAGGTACCGTCAGATCTACACAGCCTGCGACCGCGCACCACTTCAGCTGGAACCAGACGTACTGCCAACACGAGACGGTACGTAGCACTAATAACTCAGCTTATAAATGCGATAATACATTTTGAAGGTATAGGTAAAATAGTTACTTAGGAATTTGTCGCAAAGCGTTTATGATCGCAAAGCCAATTAATTAAAACCGTCTGGAACTAATTCGAGTCACATCACAGTTCCATTAACGTTCAGACCGTACTTCGGCTTAACTTAAGTTACTTATTCAAATACGTAGGAATCTGCTatagtatgtaaataaacagcCCAATCACTTGAAAGAATAACATTAACTAAATGATCACTAAACATGTTTACTCAGTATATAGTCTGGGCACCAATACCATCTCACTAAAGGTAAGCGAGAAAACCGATAGAATCATCAAATTCACGCAGAAAGTTCAAAAAGAGCATGTGCATTTCATGTCGAAGAAACATTCTACAAATTTCCAAATTCTTAGGTACGGTTCTGATGGAAGAGCCATCAATGTCAAGGGGTCGTATGTCGTATTGTCGAAGCATGACCGCGTTAAGTTTTGTTCTTGATTGCCATTCTCATTAACCATTACTTCATTTGATTTGGAAGAACTATTTGTGATGGAGTTTTGGCTGCTCTGGTCTGAGAGATTGTGGTCGACATTAGTTTACAAGTTACGTAAACTAAATTGGATTTGATAAAGAAATTATAACGACTACCTCTAATGGATCTATAGTAAATGTTGATGTCCGTGAATGCAATTCATCTGCATTTCCCACAGCTACCAAATCCCACACATTTCTATTTCTTCATTCACAATATCGGCAAATACTGTGTTTATTTGTACAAAACCAAAATTATCATCGccataattgtttttaattttattttttgttacctTCTTGCATCTGTTAGGAGACGGTTGTGGAAACAGTAAGTCAAATAGAGTCATTGGCGATTGGCTTAGCTTCTTAGCAAACGTAGTTAGACGTAGTTGCCTTACTCTGTATAATAAACATTCACTATCTAGCTTGTGTACACGCTCGGTAACGATATGTTTAGCATTAACAAGCACTACTTTCGACAGTCACACACTACACGATTTTCAATGTGACGCAAATTTTATTTGAGCATCTATCTGTCTGTGTATTTTCTGTACATTGCTACACAAATCAGATCTTACTTCAGCCATATCAAGTTAACATTTTGGTCTTTCTATTTTTCTACGATCAGCTATTATATCTACATGAAATGCCATATCTCGCCAACTTGTAAAGTAATGCAGAATTGTGGCTGtaatctacaacattttcttttctaatattttaatttctttaaggTAAGCATTGTCTCTCTAAAGTAAAAAGTTCTTCATTTATAAACATTactgtattaaaattatttaatcttCTAACGTCACTGTTGTTCTCTGTTGTATTTTCGATTGTCTTGTCTTCACATTACTTACCTCCGAATTAATCACTTTGATTTATTATCTTAACAGACATACTTGTACTAAACTGCCACTGCACACATATAACCACTTTCTTGTGGGGAACAATGTAAATTACTTGTCATCTGTTGACTGCTCTATAGCTACTTACCGTTAACCAATGCAGATGGAAAACAGAAATTTCTATACTGCAAAAGCATTGCCAAAAACGCCACCTAATGTAACAACTTCAAAAAGTCTACAAGACCACTGAACGCAGTCAGCACATGATTTAACACAGCCAACTCAGTACATATCGAAGACCTAACACGGTGGTGTCGACAGGCGTTCGGAGGGCGGCAACGACTGCGGCATGGGTGGCCACTACTCCGCCCAACACCTGGCGCCGCGACGTCAGCACAGCCAGACGCACTCCGAGCCTGATAACTCTGCTGTCGACGCTGGATCAGTACACAACTCTGTTACTGGGACAAGTACGTATATAGACTTCACATCTTTAACATCAGAACTCATATGAATGAAATCATCATATTATGAATGGGTCGTCGATCTTTGAAAAGGTTTCCTAAAAGGAATCATTTTAAGATTGGATCCCTCCTCCATTCTGCTGAaggaactttagttttattctAAGTACTTGGGCAGATTTTGACTTTAACAAAAATACCTTATGCCGTAGGCCTAGTTACAAAGTCACCGAATCACGATCGATGCGTAATATATCTACTGCTTAGCGAAGACCTTTCAGTTCCAGTTTTGCCACTATCACTCCTATCATACCACCTCTCGTACGTCAAAGTCCTACATGAGCGTACCCCACTCTGTGTCAGGCCGTCAGTCAGGTTGGGAGGTTACAGGCGGGGCGGCAGGCATCCCGTCGGGTCGCAGCCGGGTCGGCGGAGCGCCGCGTTCCCTTCTGCTCGCCATGCACGAGTACACCAGCATCACTGATGAGCTGGAGACTGTGTATGGACTCTTCTCTCCGCCGCATACGCCCAGGTAATGAATGAATAGTGTAGGTATGTGTTCCTGAATGTGTAAGTTTAAAGACACGTCGTCTGACAAGTACTCGCAGTTCAGTGACTAAGTTTTAAATTGGTCCTGGCAATATTTGGTGCATTTCGTTCCGTATTATCCAGGCTTTTTTACTTCTTCCATCTATGTATATCGGAGCAAAAcggttattttttaatgtaggggagttaataataatttctacgTTTTTCGATCGAGCAAAACACCACTAACCACTTCCCTTACTTTGTCCTAGGACACCAATAACCTCTCGTCTCCTATCACCGGCTCGAGCGGCCTCGCCCTCGGTCCGCCGGCGCCACGCCAGCGAGATGTCTAACCCTGAGTTCGCGCTCTTCATGGAGAAGGAACACCTTCGTGGCGCTGAAGAAGATGACTACATCATTATGGAGAATCTTATCCAGAGGCGGTGAGTGACCCTTAGGGATGAAACAGTGCATTGCTGGAGAACATACGGTGGAGGGTTACcgcacatttttttgtttgtagttttgCTGTAAAGTTATTGTGCTAGTTGAGCAATGCaagcttatgtttattttatacaagggagatgtttattttagaaatgtaCTTAACTTGCGCTGCTCAACTAGACAGAGAGAGCTTAGATGATTTCATTATACAAATCATAAACAATGTAAACTATTTGCTAAGTTTAAGATGGCTTTGTAGTAAGAATTAAAATAGTTACTAAgattaaaatctaaataataaaaaatctaaattaaaataaaagccacgtaaaacaataatttaaattacaaatatataaacTACTTTGAGTTCAACTATCTACTCTAATGAATAGCTTGTATAACGTTATTATATGCCCAGgaaaaatacctaaaacaaAATCGATACATCCAGATTGACACTTACACAACAATGATTAAAACTCCCTTCGTTCCAAGAAAGTTATGAGGCATACGACATATTGCCGCCGATAATGACGACCCGGCACATTCCAAACTTGGCGAACTACTGGTGGATATTAAATCTCGTTGATCAAACCTTGTCGGGCTCTCGGTAATAGAAACTATTTGCTCAGAATGTgttaatacttttaaaatacttttgaacGTACGTACGGCTTTCGTATTGTTTGCGGAAGTTAAAGAGGAAggattatcgcggccctggtttccccatgatgggttttagtcagtaagagtcacaCTTCCCCATAACGAGAGGGGGGTcttttgatgacttcccaggtcgGGCAAgagtcgtttgaaggcagcggctgGCTTCTCCAGTTAATGGCCGTAATGTAATGCaccaaacattgtgggattttttggtattttcaaagtcaaatagcagcctgggggttaattgtagataatttttgtaatagtaaaaaatcttcagggcattattctctacaagaatccactatttttttcttctggccggcactttcagttttgggtacgaaattAATGTTGTCCTTTAAATGATTTGTACAAAATTgtcaaaacagtatttttacgaaattgaaacaaaattttgaactgccttaaagaaatacaaataattaaagaaaaatagtgagtaaatgttaaaaaatatataaaagacatACGGCAGATAGGGCAGGCGAGGACTTCTTTTATGAAAAACCTCATCAAACAAACGCCTAGCTGCAGAAACATCAAACCACAGAATTTCATCAGCACCAACAAGCAAGAGGAGCTTGCTTCGGCTTATAGCTTTTGTGAGCGTCCTGAACTTTAAACTTACTACAACAGCCGTCTGTACTGTAGCCTAGCAATGGGTGGTCTGGACAGATACGAGGAGGAGGAGGGCGGGGAGGGCGAGGGCGGCGAGGGGGGTGGGGTGAGCGGCATCAGCATCAGCGTGTGCGTCAACAGTAGTGCGGCTGATGAGCACGCCGTGCCGCCGCAGACCAGCACGCTGCTCACTGTTAGTGACCGTCGGCTGCCGCATCAGAGGTAACAATTGTGTATTCCTGTCTATCTTCACGTAGAATTAATTAATGGTTATGTTGGTCCGCTGAATATGGCCGGTCAGTATTTAATGACGATCTCTCTTGGTTATCTTTCTGTTTTTACTCCGTCGTGTGCCAAATTCTGTAcacgaaatatttcgaaaaccCGATCTTCCATCCTATATTTTCACTATCTCGAAGATATTCaatcaattttgtttataatcattttctttaaaactttCACTTTTTTATACCCATCTATTTTAATTTTCCCTATTTTGCGCTGCTTTCAACTGTCCTTCAGTATAATTCGACATTCGTCTTTCTACAGGCACTCGTTGAGAAGATCATCGGCTATCGACAGTCGCGAGCTGCCGTCGCCGCTGCAACCACTGTTGGATGATGATGCATGCGGAGAAGTACTCCTACCTGTACCGAGGCAGCCTTCTGGTAAGTCAATAAAATAGTTTATGTATGTTGATTCAGAGGATGGCGAGGCATCATGGCTTTACGGTAGTTGTATTTTTGAACCATGTTATGAACTGAGGGgcgaaatataaattaagacaGACCATAGACATCAGGTCGTTGCAGTCCTGCTTCATTTTGGGCAGCGCATTGCTCATTTTCCTTTCTTTGTCCTTTGTCCGTTTTATGAATGCCAGTAAAATGCGGTAGACCATTGTCTCGTTAATATGTTCAAACTCTTCTCTCAGGCGATACAAACGCATCAAGCGAGCTTTCCCTCTCGCACATGGTGAGCGAGAACCTCCCTCCCCGGCCGTCCATAGTGCTGGACTCGTCGCAGCTGCCGCGCCAGCGCTCCGCCGACCAGCCGCCCTCGCAGCCGCCCGCGCCGGCCAGGCCCGAGACCATGTGCTGAACCTGGCTGGAAACTAGTGAGTTATTAACCTCCTTTGTAGGACTTTCTTGATGCTGTGATCCAGCCAGCCAATGTGATTAGTTCTCTTTTTGAATAGCATGTAGATTTGTTTTGGTATGGGAGGGAAAgtgatgaaaatattattcttgcGTGCTTTGCTCTGTTTTTATGGCAGTGTAAAATTTTTGGTgtcaaaaagtaaaattttatatgtcctattatgatgaaaattaaataatcgcAAAGTATTTCAGTCAACGATATGTTTTTGAAGGTTATTTTTGTCCCTAGGCAAAACCAACAAAGTCAACATTCAAGACACAGCCAGCTCGTAAAGGCGACAACCaaataaattactaaataaCCGAACAGTGACGGACTGACTTAGCGGAGTATtagtcataa encodes:
- the LOC124638100 gene encoding transient receptor potential cation channel trpm isoform X3 gives rise to the protein MSIQKCLLDNSSRMIKAMSTAKSSTSEVKMGVNSGLKKVGLAMLSLSVPISEKHKKTTRSWIESTFQKRECKYFVPSAKDEHVCWCGLSKTAHGSNTQTANPGDAWVPAKHTQSAPTDAYGTVEFQGGPHPTKAQYVRLSHDTRPELIVQLLTREWALDRPKLLITIQGGKANFDLQPKLKKVLRKGLLKAAKTTGAWIFTGGTNTGVTRQVGDALQLERSQRAGRVVSIGIAPWGIVEGANELIGRGRDVPYHAIASPRSKLAVLNNRHAYFLLVDNGSVGRYGAEIVLRRKLEKYIAAQKLHPYTHSSTPVVCLVIEGGTNTVRAVLEYVTDTPPVPVVVCDGSGRAADLIAFVHKYASETGEQTVLESMRDYLISTIQKTFEVGLQQAELLYGELLQCTRKKNLITVFRIQERAEGGEVQELDQVILTALFRAQHLSPSEQLSLALTWNRVDIARSEIFVYGQEWPPGALDEAMMQALEHDRIDFVKLLLENGVSMRKFLTIPRLEELYNTKSGPSNTLRYILRDVRPHLPRGYVYTLHDIGLVINKLMGGAYRCYYTRRKFRPIYAKVMNKSVNVHRNSASFTRHNAGGLSLITGFMPVTTEMALFDYPFNELLMWAVLTKRHQMALLMWTHGEEALAKSLVACKLYKAMAHEAAEDDMETEVYEELRHYGKEFENKALELLDYCYRQDDDQAQQLLTCELQNWSGQTCLSLAVAANHRALLAHPCSQIILADLWMGGLRTRKNTNLKVILSLLCPLYILQLEFKSKEELQLMPQTEEEHLENESIEDDRSTKDPTDAEALIGSGAECETRVDQNGKVGKIGWEPSYRELPEPHAPEDKMMRPLRLKKKIYEFFTAPITKFWADSIAYILFLLMFTYTVLVKMDPTPSWPEIYSICYVVTFLCEKIREIITSEPVAIRHKFSVWAWNLWNTYDAGFIIFFLVGLTLRLRSVSMDVGRVIYCVDIIYWYLRILNILGVNKYLGPLVTMMGKMVKNMIYFVVLLLVVLMSFGVARQAILYPDEEASWHLIREVFFQPYFMLYGEVFAPDIDPKCGNNPGEPKCVTGRWITPVVMTIYLLVANILLINLLIAVFNNIFNEVNEVSHQVWMFQRFTVVMEYEQKPVLPPPLITLCHIYAIGKWVTRNVSHKRFQYDNGLKLFLEKEDMERLYDFEEECVEGYFREQEVKLSNSIEERVRNTTDRVEHITTKMEDLNQKANCQIQSVQSVEFRLRKLEDVAEQTMNHLAVIHRFMATHPSLVNRGSTDTLGPPPPTFQAGAARLRTASDRSEVLSDSDTGAARFAVRPVQEEDERSRPSDDELPQSGPEAAVEKEPEADSISTSSGEGHAGPNITVVKAQPPITPARQRSSDSNRTEPSDEKKDIYLPPRLVASSTDDAFLPEVREVPSDLHSLRPRTTSAGTRRTANTRRRSEGGNDCGMGGHYSAQHLAPRRQHSQTHSEPDNSAVDAGSVHNSVTGTSRQSGWEVTGGAAGIPSGRSRVGGAPRSLLLAMHEYTSITDELETVYGLFSPPHTPRTPITSRLLSPARAASPSVRRRHASEMSNPEFALFMEKEHLRGAEEDDYIIMENLIQRRLAMGGLDRYEEEEGGEGEGGEGGGVSGISISVCVNSSAADEHAVPPQTSTLLTVSDRRLPHQRHSLRRSSAIDSRELPSPLQPLLDDDACGEVLLPVPRQPSGDTNASSELSLSHMVSENLPPRPSIVLDSSQLPRQRSADQPPSQPPAPARPETMC